A region of the Mycoavidus sp. HKI genome:
ATCGAGTCCCAACGCTTCTCTTTGTTTTGTGATTAGACTTGCGATACCGGACTGCGCCAGATCAAGCAACTGATTCATTTCTACTCGCGAGAAAGCAACTCCCTCGGCGGTGCCTTGGACTTCGACGAAATGACCTTGGCCGTTCATCACGACGTTCATATCGGTGCCACATTGCGCATCTTCATCGTAGTTCAGATCAAGCACAGGAACGCCATTGACAATCCCAACTGACACCGCAGCCGCCCAATCCGTGATGGGCGACAGCGCAATCCGCCGGGTTGTCAGTAGCTGGGTTACCGCATCGTGCGCGGCTACAAAAGCACCGGTAATACTCGCCGTGCGTGTGCCCCCATCAGCCTGAATCACATCGCAATCGATATGCAGCGTACGCGCGCCAAGCTTTTTAAGGTCAAATGCTGCACGTAACGCACGTCCAATTAAACGCTGGATTTCCTGGGTGCGGCCGGTCTGCTTACCGCGTGCTGCCTCGCGCTCGCTACGCGTATGGGTCGCGCGCGGCAACATGCCATATTCCGCGGTGAGCCAACCTTGATCTTGTCCGCGCAAAAATTCTGGCACTCGCTCAGCGACGCTCGCCGTACAAATCACTTTGGTATGACCAAATTCAACCAATACCGAACCTTCGGCATGTTTTGTGTAATCGCGGGTCACGCGTACTTCACGCATTTGACCAGGGGAGCGGCCATCCGGCCGTAGTGATAATCCATTCATAGAGCGCTAATTATATACTGCTACGCGGCCTAAGCGCGTTGCTACCAAGAATAAAGGAAGCGTATATCCTTTAGAATACGGTAATCTACCCTTGACCTAGTTAAAATGAATTTTCTCGCCGTTATTTAGATGGCGTTGCAACATCTAGCGAGCACAATGATGATTTATAGCATGACCGGCTATGCCAGCGTCACACACGAAGTACCTATTGTAGCGGATAGTGGTGATCCACCAACGAGTGTATCGGTTGAGTTACGCACCGTTAACTCGCGTTTTCTGGATCTCAATTTTCGTATCCCCGATGACGTTCGCGCCAGTGAACCCATCTTGCGCGAAATGTTGACACAAAAATTAGGCCGCGGCAAAGTCGAGATTCGCATCAATCTGCAGCGCAGTGAAATACTTCCTACAATCAATACGCTTAACCATGATGCGCTAGAACAGCTCGCTTTACTTGAGCCTCAGATATTGCGCCACTTTCCAGCAGCGGGACGGCTGACAACTAACGAGATTTTGCATTGGCCTGGCGTACTGAGTAGACGTAACGGCAGCGCTCAAATGGCAGATAGTTTGAGCGAAACCGTGATCAAATGCGCTCAGCAAGCCCTCCACGAATTAATTAGCATGCGCGCACGCGAAGGCGCGCAACTTGCAGCCATGCTGCTTGCCAAAGTGGCTGAGATGGAGAGCCTTGTCAGTCAAATTACGCCTTGGGTGCCAGAATTAATGGCCAAGCACCAACAGAAGATTGTCGAACGTCTACAAGAGGCGCTTGGACTGGCCACCGCAGGCAATGCGCCGGCGCTGGTCTCGCCAGAGGAAACCGCCGAGCGCATACGGCAGGAAATGACCATTTACGGCATTCGCATTGATATCAATGAAGAATTGTCGCGCCTATCGGCTCATTTAAACGAGACCAGACGCATGACCCAGCAAGGTGGTCGAGTGGGCAAGCGGCTTGATTTCATGATGCAAGAGCTCAACCGAGAAGCCAACACACTTGGCTCAAAAGCTGCCGCTAAGGAACTGGCCGATACCGCCATGTCGCTTAAGCTTTTAATCGAGCAAATGCGCGAACAGATACAAAATTTGGAGTAAGCTTCTGGCTTATTATTCAGCACCTATTTTCAAGCTATAACCCTTCTCTCGCGGTCCCCAATCATGCGAGAGAGCATTTTTAAACTGGAGCCCGTTTTATCATGAGCCAGGCCACCTCAGCTTCCATGCCTCCCTCTGCCACTCCACGCAGCCACTCAGCGGACAATCAGTATCCTGGCCATTTGTTTATGGTCATAGCGCCTTCAGGCGCTGGCAAATCAACGCTGGTCAATGCCTTACTTGAGCAAGATGCAGGCATTAGTTTATCGGTCTCTTATACGACACGCGCGCCTCGGCCTGGTGAGGTAGATGGACAGGCTTATCATTTTGTGACTCAGGAAGATTTTTTCGTGCGCCGCGCCAGCGGTGAATTTATCGAGAGCGCCGAGGTGCATGGACATTATTATGGGACTTCACGCCTGTGGATTGAAAAACAGATCGAAGCTGGCCACGATGTGCTGCTTGAAATTGATTGGCAAGGCGCGCGGCAAATACGCCGGCAGTTTAGTCATGCGGTGAGCATTTTCGTTTTACCGCCTTCGCTTGAGGCCCTCGAAGAACGGCTAAAAAAACGCGGGCAGGATGCGCCCAATGTGATTGTGAGAAGGTTGCTCGCCGCCGGCAACGAAATAGCACATGCCGCCGAAGCTGATTACGTCGTCATCAACGATGTGTTTGCACATGCACTCGCCCAATTGCAATCGATTGTCACCACGACACGGCTACGCTTTGCCTCGCAGTGTGCGCGTCATGCTCAGTTGTTTACTGAGTTAGGCATTCATGCGCCTAACGCCAATTAAACAACAAAATACCTTTAAAAACCTCTTTAAACCCTACTGAGGTAAAATGCACTTACTCTTATAAAGGAAGAACTCATCATGGCCCGCATTACTATCGAAGACTGCCTGCAACCCGGTACCAATCGTTTTGATCTTACGCTGGCGGCTACTTACCGGGCGCGCCAGCTCATCTTAGGACACGCCACTAAAGTGGGTAACCGCAATAAGCCGCCTGTTGCCGCTTTGCGTGAGATTGCCGACGGCGTTGTAGAGATTAATGAGATGTTAAAAAAAGTGCCGCTGTAAGCACATCCAGCCGCGCTCATCTCAAGCGAGTACGATTAATTTATGGAGGCAAATATGAACGAAAGTCCATCCTCTGCCTCCAAATCAGATACACCGGTAGCGCGCCAATATATCGATGAAGTGCTTGAGCAGTCGTTTAAGCATTTATTTGGCCCCACTGCCACGCCTGAACAGCCGCGTAAGCATGAAGTCGTTTCAATCGCACAATTAACCGCAGCTTTATCCGATTACCTCGAACAGTCAGAAATCGAGCAAATCAAAGTTGCTTTCCATTTCAGCGATCAAGCTCATCTTGGCCAGTATCGGCAAAGTGGCGAACCCTACATCACCCATCCGATTGCAGTTGCCGAAATTTGCGCCAGCTGGCGACTCGATGCGCAATCCATTATGGCAGCCTTGCTCCATGATGTGATGGAAGACCAAGGGGTCACCAAAGACGCGTTGGCGGAGCATTTTGGGCCGAAGGTCGCTGAATTGGTCGATGGTTTATCCAAACTCGACCGCATGGAGTTTCGCAGTCGCGAAGATGCACAAGCGGAAAATTTCCGCAAAATGATGCTGGCCATGGCGCGCGATGTGCGTGTGATCCTCGTCAAATTAGCCGATCGTTTGCACAATATGCGCACACTCGGCGCTGTGCCGGCGGAGAAACGCCGCCGCGTCGCGCGTGAAACGAACGATATTTATGCGCCGATTGCACACCGACTAGGCTTAAATAATACCTATCGGGAATTGCAGGAAACTAGTTTTGCGAATTTTCATCCGCATCGCTACGCAACGATTGAAAAAGCCATAAAAGCAGCACGCGGTAATCGCCGTGAAGTGGTTGGCAAAATCCTGGAGGCAGTCCAGTACGCATTTGCAGATGAGCAGATTGACTGCGAAGTCACGGGCCGCGAAAAAACCATCTATAGCATCTACCGTAAGATGCGTGACAAACAATTGTCGTTTTCGCAAGTTCTTGACGTATATGGTTTTCGCATCGTGGTCGAAAAACCAATTGAATGTTATTTATGTATGGGAGTCTTGCACTCCCTTTACAAACCCGTACCCGGTAAATTTAAAGATTACATCGCGATTCCCAAAATCAACGGCTATCAGTCATTGCATACCACACTGGTGGGCCCGTTTGGCACCCCCGTTGAATTTCAGATCCGTACCGAAAAGATGCACGATATCGCCGAGGCCGGCGTCGCTGCGCATTGGCTCTATAAAAATGGCAGCGCAGATCTGAACGATGTCCAACAACGCGCTCATCAATGGCTCAAATCGTTGCTGGATATTCAATTGGAAGCGGGCGATGCGAGTGAGTTCCTGGAACACGTTAAGATCGACCTCTTTCCAGATGCCGTCTATGTGTTTACGCCGGCATCAAGCATCATCACGCTGCCACGTGGCGCCACGGCACTTGATTTCGCTTACGCCATCCACAGCGAACTGGGCAATCAATGCGCCGCAGTAAAAATCAACAATGAAATGCTGCCGGTGCGCACTGAGTTGCAAAGCGGCGATATTGTCGAGGTTATCACCGCCCCCTCTTCCAAGCCGAATCCAGCGTGGCTTAGCTTCGTGCGCACTGGCAAAGCGCGCTCGGCCATTCGGCACTACCTCAAAACGATGCGCTTCAATGAATCCATACAATTGGGTAAACGGCTTATAGAACAAGCCCTCAAAGGCTATGGCCTCTCATTAGAAAGCATGACGCCGCAGGTTTGGAGCAAACTAGAGCAATGGACGAATCACAGCAGCCAAGAAATCTTCGCTGACGTTGGACTGGGCCGTTGCATTGCCGCCGTCATGGCGAAACGGATTGAGGTCTTGCTAGGAGGACATGAAGATGAAGCTCATAAAGATACACAGACTAAGCCTCTAGGGTCAGACACCGCCCCGGCCAACAGCACCCATAGTCCAATCCCCATTATGATTAGCGGCGCTGAGGGCATGTCTGTCCAATTATCGTCCTGCTGTCGCCCGATTCCAGGGGACGCCATCATGGGCTACATTGGACTCGGCCTGGGGATGGCGGTTCACACCACAGAATGCCGCGTAGCCCACCGCATTCACAAGCGCGATCCAGAGCGTTGGATTGATATCGCCTGGGCACCCCAACCAGGACGTTTGTTCGATGTCGTGATCAAGATCCTAGTGCGTAAAACAAAAGGCGTTTTTGCGCGCATTGCAGCGGATATTACAGCCGCCGATGCCAATATTGCGCATATTGCGATGGACGAAGATTTCGCCCAAGAATCTGCTGTGCTACGCCTGGTGATTCAGGTGGCTAATCGAGTGCATCTAGCGAATGTGATGCGCCGCACGCGCATCAATCCGGATATTATGCGTATCGCCCGCGAAAAATCTGGCGAAAACCAAGCTAGCCGTCGCAATGGCGGTATGCAGATTGAGCGCGAGCGGCCAGATTATTAATGGTATTACTATCCCCAAGAACCGTGCTTGGCGCACGCATATAGAAGTCTCACTTAACCCGCATCGGCTCGGTCAGGGTATTGGATCTTAAGCACCTCGATTTGCATTATGCCGGTTGGCGTATGAAGCGGCACCGTGTCACCTATTTTTGCTTTAAGCAAAGCCCGCGCAATCGGTGAGACCCAACTCACATGACCTTGCTCTAGATTAATTTCATCCACCCCGACAATGGTGACGGAGTGTTCAACGCCCTCATCTGTCGCATAGGTAACCGTTGCGCCAAAAAACACCTGATCTAGATTTTCTTGGTAACTGCTGTCTACGACCTCCGCATTATCCAGCCGCTTGGTCAAAAATCGAATTTGTTTGTCGATTGCACGTAAGCGCCGCTTGCCGTAAATATAATCTGCATTCTCCGAACGGTCTCCATTGGCAGCCGCCCAGGATACGGTGCGAACCACCTCAGGCCGCTCATGATCAAGCAAACTCAATAACTCTGCTTTTAATTTACGATAGCCTGCTGGCGTCATGTAATTCTTCGCCCCAGCGGGTATTTGCACCTGCTCAAGCTCCATTTCATTTGGCTCAGCGGGTTCCGATTCTTTAATCCAAGCTTTATTCACGTACAACCTTTTCCTCTAAATCCAGCCCCTAATTGGCCTTGCCACCCAATTTTACCCTAGCGATCGCCCCTTCTTT
Encoded here:
- the rph gene encoding ribonuclease PH, with amino-acid sequence MNGLSLRPDGRSPGQMREVRVTRDYTKHAEGSVLVEFGHTKVICTASVAERVPEFLRGQDQGWLTAEYGMLPRATHTRSEREAARGKQTGRTQEIQRLIGRALRAAFDLKKLGARTLHIDCDVIQADGGTRTASITGAFVAAHDAVTQLLTTRRIALSPITDWAAAVSVGIVNGVPVLDLNYDEDAQCGTDMNVVMNGQGHFVEVQGTAEGVAFSRVEMNQLLDLAQSGIASLITKQREALGLDVA
- a CDS encoding YicC/YloC family endoribonuclease; protein product: MIYSMTGYASVTHEVPIVADSGDPPTSVSVELRTVNSRFLDLNFRIPDDVRASEPILREMLTQKLGRGKVEIRINLQRSEILPTINTLNHDALEQLALLEPQILRHFPAAGRLTTNEILHWPGVLSRRNGSAQMADSLSETVIKCAQQALHELISMRAREGAQLAAMLLAKVAEMESLVSQITPWVPELMAKHQQKIVERLQEALGLATAGNAPALVSPEETAERIRQEMTIYGIRIDINEELSRLSAHLNETRRMTQQGGRVGKRLDFMMQELNREANTLGSKAAAKELADTAMSLKLLIEQMREQIQNLE
- the gmk gene encoding guanylate kinase, which gives rise to MPPSATPRSHSADNQYPGHLFMVIAPSGAGKSTLVNALLEQDAGISLSVSYTTRAPRPGEVDGQAYHFVTQEDFFVRRASGEFIESAEVHGHYYGTSRLWIEKQIEAGHDVLLEIDWQGARQIRRQFSHAVSIFVLPPSLEALEERLKKRGQDAPNVIVRRLLAAGNEIAHAAEADYVVINDVFAHALAQLQSIVTTTRLRFASQCARHAQLFTELGIHAPNAN
- the rpoZ gene encoding DNA-directed RNA polymerase subunit omega, which translates into the protein MARITIEDCLQPGTNRFDLTLAATYRARQLILGHATKVGNRNKPPVAALREIADGVVEINEMLKKVPL
- a CDS encoding bifunctional (p)ppGpp synthetase/guanosine-3',5'-bis(diphosphate) 3'-pyrophosphohydrolase, whose amino-acid sequence is MNESPSSASKSDTPVARQYIDEVLEQSFKHLFGPTATPEQPRKHEVVSIAQLTAALSDYLEQSEIEQIKVAFHFSDQAHLGQYRQSGEPYITHPIAVAEICASWRLDAQSIMAALLHDVMEDQGVTKDALAEHFGPKVAELVDGLSKLDRMEFRSREDAQAENFRKMMLAMARDVRVILVKLADRLHNMRTLGAVPAEKRRRVARETNDIYAPIAHRLGLNNTYRELQETSFANFHPHRYATIEKAIKAARGNRREVVGKILEAVQYAFADEQIDCEVTGREKTIYSIYRKMRDKQLSFSQVLDVYGFRIVVEKPIECYLCMGVLHSLYKPVPGKFKDYIAIPKINGYQSLHTTLVGPFGTPVEFQIRTEKMHDIAEAGVAAHWLYKNGSADLNDVQQRAHQWLKSLLDIQLEAGDASEFLEHVKIDLFPDAVYVFTPASSIITLPRGATALDFAYAIHSELGNQCAAVKINNEMLPVRTELQSGDIVEVITAPSSKPNPAWLSFVRTGKARSAIRHYLKTMRFNESIQLGKRLIEQALKGYGLSLESMTPQVWSKLEQWTNHSSQEIFADVGLGRCIAAVMAKRIEVLLGGHEDEAHKDTQTKPLGSDTAPANSTHSPIPIMISGAEGMSVQLSSCCRPIPGDAIMGYIGLGLGMAVHTTECRVAHRIHKRDPERWIDIAWAPQPGRLFDVVIKILVRKTKGVFARIAADITAADANIAHIAMDEDFAQESAVLRLVIQVANRVHLANVMRRTRINPDIMRIAREKSGENQASRRNGGMQIERERPDY
- the greB gene encoding transcription elongation factor GreB codes for the protein MNKAWIKESEPAEPNEMELEQVQIPAGAKNYMTPAGYRKLKAELLSLLDHERPEVVRTVSWAAANGDRSENADYIYGKRRLRAIDKQIRFLTKRLDNAEVVDSSYQENLDQVFFGATVTYATDEGVEHSVTIVGVDEINLEQGHVSWVSPIARALLKAKIGDTVPLHTPTGIMQIEVLKIQYPDRADAG